In Ammospiza caudacuta isolate bAmmCau1 chromosome Z, bAmmCau1.pri, whole genome shotgun sequence, the genomic stretch TGCTTTCACATTCACTTGAAAAAACACAGCTTTGAGGCTGTGCTTTTACATTCATCTGGAAAATACAGTTCTGAGAGCCCACAGCTGCTGAAGTGCAGCTGAAGACCTGGAACGTAAACAGTTTGTGCACAGAACATAATAAAGAAGCGCATTTAGGATTTTTGTTGGCgtttttcttctcctggagTTGAAAGAGCAAAGACAAGTTGAAATGAGGTGTATGTCTTGCATAAGCAGGCCAGGATGGGGATGCTTGAGGAGGAATGTATAAAGGAACGTATAAGCAGGAGTGTACTGCTCTTTTTGTGGTAGTTCATGCTTGAATTTCAGGAAGCTGAATTGTCTTCTGTTGGAACAATTTCATGGAAGATTTAGGTTGATATTACAGAATGAAGAAAACACCAGTGATTCCCTTGATTGTAGGGACACTTATTCAGCATCCTAGAGGATGTAATGGGACCAAATAGTCCTTGGCAATGTTTATGTGGAAGCACTGATGGTAGAAGTAAGTTTTACTTCAGAGAGTTGTTTGGTATTCTATGCTTTGTGTGCATTCTGTATTGCTCAGCTTTTCTATCTTCTCTGCTTTGTTGTGCCAGCTGCTTTTCAGTGATACAGTTGAGTTCTGTTCCTAATTTTAAAACCTTACCGTGTCTATGGAAAAACTCTGCAGAGCCCGTGTCTGCAGAGTCTGCTGGGAAAACAAGGAAGAACCGGAATTTAAGGGTGGAGAGTAACTGCTCATAAGGAAGTACGTGAGGTTTGGGGTGGAGGGTAATTCTGGCTTTAGCAGATCGTTTTTACTTCCTCTCTGTTTTCTTCATGATAAAAGAAGAGACTTCtggtttttggtgggtttttttgttttgttttggttttttttaagcacagTAGAAGAGCTctttcattgctgctctgtccTTCATATAACGTTCTCGCCTCCTGAGTACCAGAAAACTCAGGAACCATTTATGGCCTGGAATGTGTCATCTGCTCATGAGTCATCAAGTTCTAATCAACACTAGTACTGCCAGAGACGGCTGGTTTGCTTCAGTCTCTGAACAAACAGCTGCCCTTCTTCTAGATGGACTCTGGGGACAGGATGCTAGTGAGGATGATGAGTAGAGTTCTCTTAGCTTTTCCAAAAGGTAATACTTACGTCCTGTCACAGACAAAAGTTATCTTCCAAGACAAGAGTGGTTCTTGGGAAGCAGCAGTCATACAGGGCTGTTTTCACTTGAGCTTCTGGCATCTCTTACCAGGCAGTCCATCGGCTGCTGTGAAGAATGCACAAACCCCTGCTTCTGCAGGGTTGATCTTGTCTACTTGTTGACATGGCAGGTACCTTTGTGTGCTCAGAAATGGTGTGGGTACAAAGTGGTGGATCATACCAGCAGGTTGTTGTTTAAAAGTGACCTAGTCCTAAGATGCTTTTGTAGACCAGAAATTACAGGCACCTCAAGACTGAGATATCTGGCTTTGAGACTGAAAGATGGCATAGACAGTCTTAGTAATGGAGAGAGACTGAAAAGGGAGACAACAGAAATTATGGAGAGGTGGAATTGTCATTTTTGAGTATAAAAGATCGTGTTAGTTCAACAGGACAAATGATTATGCGTAGCATATCTGGAACACTGTCAGTGCAAAAGAAGTAGAGCAAGAAGTACCAAGCCAGTGAACCAGGTCTGGCAGGTTGGAGCAAAATAGAACTAAGGAAGAGAATACTGAGGAGAGATTGTCAGCTAATGCAGAAGATCTTTCAGTCTTTGGCCATTGCCTGGAAGACCCTGAGTATTTAGATAGATAGTTTTGATGTTGTGCCCTCAGGAACTTTGTGTGATCAAAGAGACTGCATTCCTATCTTGTTGGTAGTCGTGGGGAAAGCTGTGTTTTCCCTGAAGTGTCCTCTCTACTGGCAGTGATGTGCTTTTGTGTCTTTATATACATACAGAAGTAATGTTACTCTTCTCACTTTTGTTGAAGTAATGCCACCCAGTTGCTAAGGCCCAGGCTTACATTCTGCACtatatttcaaatttaaaaaaccttATCAGGTCATCTCTTGAATAGTCTTTGAGTGCTGTCAATTTCAGTGCTGTTACTTCAgtctaaaattaatttgtaaGCTATATCGAATGCTGGAATGTGTTTGAGAGTGGATGGCTTGTCTTTGGATGAGTTACTAACATGATTTTGCCCAGCCTGTTGGTGTGATGGTTTTTCTTCAGCCTTTTGTGGCAAActacattttgtttctgtaagGAATATTAGAATTTTGGTAATCTCTTGAACATGACGTATAGAATTAAAAAAGTAACTATGAGCCTTTAATTTCTCCTGTTGTACACTGAGATAGCAGGTATGACCATATCAGCTCTACACATTGTGCCAAACAGTGCTGCCTTTATAACAGACTTTTACACAGGTACACTGTGTGAGGAAAAAACAAGTGGTAGTACTTGTTTAACTGTTTATTATCTTGCAGGTGGGAACCAGCGTGAACTTGCTCGCCAAAAGAACCTGAAGAAAACTCAGGAGATCCACAAAGGCAAAAGGAAAGAAGATAGCTTGTCTGCTTCTCAGAGGAAACAGAGGTAAGATCTAGTAAAGTTGAGTATATGTTTAGGCTGAAAAAGAGAGGCAGATGGGTCAGAAAGAATCCAGTGTCTTAGTTAACATAACATTTAAATATACTGTGTTTTATTCATTGGCTAATCACTTGCCAGAGCATAAACTGATGATTAAATTTTGCTGTCTCTGCTGttaaaaagatgtatttttattaTGCCCTGtaatgctttttaatttttgtgacCAGATTTTTGCCTACTGCAAACAGGAAAAGATTGTGTAATGCTTTCTTTAGGATGTTTGATCCATTTTGTCCTTTACTTCTAAAACCAAAAGAATTATATGAGGTGTACTAATCAAGTGAATTGTCTGCCTCATGGAATAATGCATGCACTGAAAAAAACGGGGTAATAAAACACTCTGCTTGTGGCTtactgagaaattattttttcctttttccaagtGGGAGTTACTAAAGGGAGGGAACTCTGCTTAGAAAAATTGTGAGCCAGTATCTGATATGCAGCTGTTTTTTCTTCACAGGGACTCTGAAATCatgcagcaaaagcaaaaagcagctAATGAAAGGAAGtctctgcaggcaggagcaaAATGAGCTGCCACTATGGAGAAGATAGAGTGCACCGATGAAGCAGAAGGACCTAGAAGATCATTCATAAAAGTGTCCAGCCATTAAATGATTAAACATTTATTGTGCAGAGTTGTTCAATTATCATTAGTTAGAGTATTTTCTGGTTACTATAGGCCTAGATGTTTACAGTGCTCTTTCAAAACTGACTACACTCTTCTGCATGTCTGTGAATAAAAGTACTAAGCAATAGCTTTATTCTAGCTTTTGCTGCATTTGTTAGTTTTACTTAATGGTTCCAGTATCAGAATTTCTAAATCTACAGTTAGACCAGATTTGGTTGTCTGAATTCTTGAAAGTATAGCTACATTCAGAATGGAACATACTTGTAAAATGTGCTTAACTTTGCAGAGGTCTGAACtgtaaatttcaaaatatttttccaataaAATGTTGCATGAAATACTGTCTAGTCTGAAATGGTTATGCTTCATAATCAGTTGATTTCCAAGAAGTTACCAAGAACATAAGGAATGGATCATCTTGTGGAGAAATGCAGTATAACAATGTAAGTGTAATATAAAGTATAAATAAAGTTTATAAGAAATGCATATTATAAGCACCCTTACATGTAGTTTAAATCTGCCCTATAGGAAAAATGCCTCTTGACTTGCAGACTTTGTTGGTGTACAAAAGTGACTCAATCGAGTCCTGATACCAACTTAAATAAGCTGCAGGCTTGATGTTAATGAGTTCCAATGGAAGCAGATCTTGAAGTTGTCACACCACTAAAATGATTTGAAATTACTGCTTCAACCTGCCTCAGGACTGTAAGCTAGTGTGGAAAAATTCAGCCCGTGCTTCACAGGGATGCTTGAGTATACTGTGTACTGACCAGGGGAAAACTGTTGGGGAAAATTCCCTGGCGATCATCCAGGAGCCACTCTGGCAGTCAGTCACATTCACACCACCTGAGCTGGGAATGAAGCCCCTTCACAGCTACACCCCTCACACTCACATTAAGCCCAGGATTCCTTATCAGCACAACCCCATGTTTCCTGTGGCAGTCTCAGACATCCTGATGTTCAATAAAATTTAGTCTTGATGAAATAACTAACAAAGTCACAGCTCCACTTAGTGCCTCTGGGAGGGACCCTAAACAAAGGAACCTCTGGGCTTTTATACCCTCCCAGTCTAGGTCTGGGTGTGGCTCCTGCTGTGTCTCAGTTGCCCGGGCTGGTGCCACAAGTCCCTGTGCCTTTTGTTGTGCAGCGGGCTGGCCTCTAGCCTTGCTCTCACCAGCTGCCTGCACTGAATGTTCCTCAGCAACTGATCCAGTCTCCAGAGAAAGATTTTGAAGCCTTTGATTTTTAAACTGTGTTCCATGTAAGTGTATTCATTCATTGGTAACaggcccctggcacagcttgaggagAGCTGGAAGGAACATGTAGCTGGTGCTGGCAATGTAACACCTGCAGTAGTTGAGAAGTTAAGCAAATTCACAGAATTGTtaggggtggaagggacctgtggagatcatccagtccaagcCTCCTCCCAAGCCAGGGTCTGCTGGAGCACATGCCACAGGAAAGTGCCCAGGTGAGGtctgaatgtctccagagagggagactccatgacttcctgggcagcctgttccagtgctctgccaccctcaatgTAAAGAAATTCTGGCTATTGAGGTGGAACTTGTGTTTCACTTTACGGTCTTTACTGCTTGTCCTGTCGCAGAGCACCACCGAAAAGAATCTGGCACCATCCTCTGGGCACCTGCCTTCGAGATATTTGTGTGTTTTGATGAGATCCTCTCTCAGTCTTTCGTCTGGACTGAACAGGCTCGACTCCTGCAGTCTCTGACCATaacagagatgctccagaccccAAATCATCTTTGGGAACCCTTGCCGGACCCTTTTCCGTAGCTCCTTGTCTTTCCTGTACTGACGAGCCCAGCACTGAGCGCTGCACCAATTCCTTCGCTCGCCTGTCGTTGGCTCGCTCCCGGCTCCCGCAGCGCAGCTCGCCGGGGCGGGTTTCCCGGCGGAGCAGGCCCAGGGAAGCACGCGGAGCGCGGCGGATCCCGGCGGACCCCGGCGGCCCGGGCTCGGCCGCGCCCCTtccggcggcggggcgggcgcggcgctcGGCGCGTgcgcggcggcgggcgcgcgGCCATGGCGGACGCGGTGCTGTTCCGGCGCGGCACCGGGCAGGTgggagcggcggggcgggccgggagcggggccgggagcggggcctCGCCATGGCTCTAAACCGTGTGTGGCCTCCCCAGAGCGACGACTCGGACATCTGGGACGACACGGCCCTCATCAAGGCGTACGACAAGGCGGTGGCCTCCTTCAAGGTAAGGGGTCGGCGCGGCCGGGGCTGGATGCTGGGGATGAGGCCGCTGGATTGGCATTTATtggttttctcctttctcttccttaaGAATGCCTTAAAAAATGGGGAGTGCTCGGAGCCTTCAGACACGCAGGAGCAGCGCCTGgtgataaagagaaaaaaacataaaaagaacagaaataggAACAAGAGCAATACAGCAGCTTTGAAACAGGTCGTCTCATTTGTAAATACCGGTGTTGCTTGTGCTGCATGTTGTACTTCCATACGCAGAAATGGCTGCTTCATCACCTTGAGAGTAACATTTTAGGATGGTGGTGTGGGGTGATGACGTAATAAACTTTAGGGTACATAGGGGAATTTCAGTAAATGCAAAGCAGACACTGTAGGTGGTATCCATCTCTCTGGACAGAAAGTAGCTTAGGAAAAGGTACGTTCTGCCCAGCCACGTAGGTATTTACATGCTTCTCTTGCTTCTTTTGCAGTGGAAAGTTGGtgacagctgcagtgctgtttgGTCCGAGGATGGCAATTTGTATCTAGCAACTATTGCCTCCATCAACCAGAAGAGAGGCACGTGTGTTGTCACCTACACAGGATATGGAAATCAGGAGGAGCAGAActtatctgatttgcttcccCCAACCAGCGATGAAACAGTAAATGGGATGGGGCATCCTGGGGAGGTGAGGGACTTTTTCATTCTTCTGTAAGGAGTTGGGAAGGGGGAGAATCAACTTCTTTTAATATGTCCAGTGATGCTGCTGGTGTTCAGAGTGAGAAGTGATGCACAGTTCTGTTGTAAACACACACAAGCTGATGGAGGGAATGAAAGCATCCCTTTACTTCTTGAACTCAGCATGGAAGAAAGGGAGTGGACAACAAGAAATTCACCAGTGAAAGACAGCATAGCTAAAATGATGAGCAGATAAAGTTACTCCTGTGTAGGACtgggagggctggagagggagggaTGTGAATGAGACTTTCCAAGCTTTTTTGCACTAAAATTGCTTTTGTAAACTCCTGTTTAGTGCATGTCATAAAAATGTCTTTGTCTTCTAGAATGCAAATGAGACTCCATATTCAACAGATGAAAGTGAAAAATCTTCCCAGTCACCTCGAAACAAAAGCAACTGCACAAAAGCAAGATTTTCCCCTCAAAACTTGAGATTTCccacaccaccaccaccagcccCAGGCCTAGGAAGAGTAAGCTCAACcttaattgaaataatttatgtACCATTGCTAAGTATGGTATTACTGTGAATCCTGAGACAATATGATATTTATCATTGTCTAGAATTCACTTAGCAGCATTTTGAGAATGGATGTACAGATATGCATGTCAGTATCTCTTGGTCAGCCATTTTGTAACTGTCTGGCCTCGATATAGTccttctgcagtgctgctgtgacaaGAACCTTCTAACATTTGCCTTCCAATTGCcttttaatttagaaaaggGATATTGTTCCCTGGATTCTGGTGGTGTGATTAATGACAGTGCTGTTGATGTTTTAAGATTTTGCATTTTCTAGCCAATTGGTATGCTTCACTTCACAGGACATTTAAGGCAGTAAAGGTGATGCCCACATGTCACAGAGACATGTCAGCTGTAGCTGCTCTCTTGAATTAGGAGTGATGGGATATTGATACACCCCTCAGTTTTCCTATTGTGTATGAGTCTAAATAAGAGTGCAGTTATTTTCTGAAACACAGCATTATGTTTTCTAAATGTTACTGTTTGTGCAAGATTTTTTTATAAAGttctattttctccttttttctgctgTGTCAGTAGATTTGTATCTAGATCTTTATTTAAGGACATTCACTAGCACAATGGAATTTAGTCAGTTTTTGCCCCCTctgcacaggagcagagaaattATCTGTTTTCCTGTGTGAATATTTGATCTGTTTCTTCCTGTTGAGAGTGTGACCATTGACTTCCACTTAGGAAAGCcttttgaaaatacttttaaaaatgcttctaaACAGAGCCCTGCTTCAGCTGTGTTTACCTCAGTGACATGAGTAATCTTAAGCTGCACTTCTCAAGTTGTGGAATGTGCCTCATAAATAGCTATTTTCACTATTATATACATGtctgtattttcattaaattgcTGCAATGTGTTATCTGTTGTTCAAGGTACGTGAATTGTTTCACATAATTCTCTTAAGTAAAATGCTAataccccaaattcccttttaaTTTATActcttctacttttttttttgtttttaccaTGTAGTCTGGATCAAAATTCAAGGCACCTCCCTCATTTTTATCATGCTGGCCCCCACCTTTCCCACCAGGACCACCAGTAAGTGACAGAAGGATGGGGAAGATGAGCATTGGTGATCTCAGGTTTTCTTACTGAATGTGCTTTACTTTAAAACTACCTTTAGTTTTAGAACATATTTGTTCTGTTTGCctgtatttttcatatatttgttAACACATTTAGTTCCAAATATTATGATAATCTAACATAAGAGGTCTGATTTGCACTCATTTCTGTGACAGTGAAGCTGTTGGTCAGAATACCATGGGGTAGATTATTTGAAGAAACTACACTTTAAGTTAACAGCATTTCACTGAAGAAGATAGTATTTTTCCCTAGTAACACTTTTTGTTTACAGTACTCCTGTGGAGCTACAGGAGTCTTGTTTTTCCTAGGCTTTGGAAATTACATGTGTTCAGGAAACATAATCTCTGACTCTTATTCATACTGAGGATATGTTCCTATTTTTCAGCTTTATGTTTTAATCTTATAGAATTAGGTGCTCTCTAACCTGGGAAACACCCTATTGAAACACAGACGTTTCCTTTGTGATTCCTTAGTtgattcctcctcctccaccaccCATGAGGCCAGAATCTGCTGAGGACGACGAAGCATTGGGGAGCATGTTGATAGCCTGGTACATGAGTGGTTACCACACTGGATATTACCTGGTATGTGCTGCTGTGGTTTGAAGTGTCTTGGTAATTTTGCACTGTTGTTGGTGCTTCTGTTTGCAGCAAGAAGCCATACAGGGAGGGCTGCTTTTTAGGTCTCTTATTCTGATTTACAGTTGCTACATTTAATGGTGTTTTGTGTTGTGTAAGTACTGAGTTGAGTAGAATTCATGTGAGccagcatatatatatatatatatatatatatatatgtgtatatatgtatttatatatatacatttgtTGATGTTTTTGTACTTTGTTTGACTGGAGGCGTCCTGTCACGTACTTTTATAGCCACTGTTTTacagctatttaaaaaaaaacaattctgTCTTTGTAGACAGATGGAGTAAATACGATTATTTTTCAGTAGTCTTctatgtattttctttcagtatGAGTGGTGGTATCACACTTACGATCAGATTTGTCACTTTTGCAGAGATTGTTCATCAGTAATTGTTTCATGTCATTGTGGAGGTCCAGTAGAAACTGTCAACATAGTTGTGAAAATCTGTGACTTGTATTATTGACTCATATTTTCATCTGTGCACttatgaagaaagaaaattatgtgaTTAACTACCGTTTGTACTGAGGAAGttggaaaagaaagattttgtgCTTCAGGTTACATATAACCGTGGATTGCTTTAATTTACTTTCAGTTGAACatgtttgaaattattttgtataGTCTCTGATTATAAAGAGGACATGTAGTTGGGCTTTCAAAACTGTTTCTAAACTGCCCATTTTGATTTCCAAAGAAAGTTTAAAACTGTGATTTGTTGAGGACTGAAAAAGATTGtccagaaatgtttttgttctgCAACTAAAGCTTTTATTTGCATGTTGGCCAAACCAAGATTTTACTAAATTGTATCCTATAGGGTTTAAAACAAAGCCGAATGGAAGCAGCGCTGGAGAGAGAAACACATAGAAAGTAACCACGTACCCACCATTGTTCTGAAGGATTGTAAGTATTGCAGCTTTGTGGTAAATGAAGATACAGTCAAGTTTTGAACTCCCTTCTGAAACCTCTTGGCTTTGGGACTTCCATCCATTTTTATGGCTCTCTGAAAAGACTACTTCTGCCAGTAGTAATCCCTTCTTTGCAGCTGTGGAATTGTATTTTTGTAGCTAGAATGAAGGAAAGTATTCATTGCTCTGATAAGAGTTTTAACTACAGCATCACGATTAACAGTGCGGCTTATTTGAATTATTAATGGTTCATAGTGGGCTGTTCTTGGAACAAAAGGTTGTAAGTGAAATGCAGTTTTTTCATCTGTGTTTCCTTACACAGATGGGAAGGTTGTAGCTAAATTTGTTTTCAGGACAAATTCAATTTGGTAATGTTGAGCAGTTCTGTTCTCAGTACTTCAGTACCTATGCTTTTATTTGAAATGCTTTGTCCAGAATTCTCCAGTGTATTGTTCACTTATAAAACAA encodes the following:
- the LOC131571354 gene encoding small EDRK-rich factor 1-like, whose translation is MTRGNQRELARQKNLKKTQEIHKGKRKEDSLSASQRKQRDSEIMQQKQKAANERKSLQAGAK
- the LOC131571149 gene encoding survival of motor neuron protein-like isoform X2 — protein: MADAVLFRRGTGQSDDSDIWDDTALIKAYDKAVASFKNALKNGECSEPSDTQEQRLVIKRKKHKKNRNRNKSNTAALKQWKVGDSCSAVWSEDGNLYLATIASINQKRGTCVVTYTGYGNQEEQNLSDLLPPTSDETNANETPYSTDESEKSSQSPRNKSNCTKARFSPQNLRFPTPPPPAPGLGRSGSKFKAPPSFLSCWPPPFPPGPPLIPPPPPPMRPESAEDDEALGSMLIAWYMSGYHTGYYLGLKQSRMEAALERETHRK
- the LOC131571149 gene encoding survival of motor neuron protein-like isoform X1 → MADAVLFRRGTGQSDDSDIWDDTALIKAYDKAVASFKNALKNGECSEPSDTQEQRLVIKRKKHKKNRNRNKSNTAALKQWKVGDSCSAVWSEDGNLYLATIASINQKRGTCVVTYTGYGNQEEQNLSDLLPPTSDETVNGMGHPGENANETPYSTDESEKSSQSPRNKSNCTKARFSPQNLRFPTPPPPAPGLGRSGSKFKAPPSFLSCWPPPFPPGPPLIPPPPPPMRPESAEDDEALGSMLIAWYMSGYHTGYYLGLKQSRMEAALERETHRK